One Oligoflexus sp. genomic window carries:
- a CDS encoding ATP-binding protein: MAWLFILFFTSAIFAQNRDDAQVRELETLRLKTFAYKADAQAEIDQRFIAIKPDATPKAWIKGYALASPEVKHVPYATALATAQKLGDPHLLAEIILSQALQARGDQSMDQTLGELKKARDAAKASGDSLLVGMILAETAYTYSIFHNRHGGIQVIEEALAIMKDHPLHPHYLYAQSTLSILLYQLERKEEALRISKEVYQKFSAQKNYYSAAIEACNIGLAYRQIDPHSREAITYFDSAIQLAGKSGDRDALAGALNGKAHAYLATEPQQAIPLLLEVLAIYHKAGDKVFETESILTLAEAYLNAKEIQNARKMLDQVAPNPKFGSIYTERTLYLKSRVNAAAGDFEEAYKSQLAYHDYWQTRKETEEDAELNKLASSLNLKLEEEKNRTLQVELRNQRQAQSLLLAIIGLFVVVVAAMIRGLWQGYQIKRQKKLLQEIMDSIHEGILRFGIDRRIAPPYSRHVEKLLGHEFLSEGSILDILFPTPSEAKTMTAACLDAILGEDRTTWEFNAVHLPSEIHLRDRIVQLFWHPIPNRLHQTEQLMLVLRDVTEQRNYEVLLQNERHERDAHNARALELRHVDIMQVLHFLQRLQGMQENYRNALPDATAFLRQLHTWKGEARTHGLKILAEEIHLLEDHWSLPDAAGEGREKLEAFLLSIQDYLALLEDPLLLSQGTRRVNLLSLAADLFHDAQSRLEQAGIHWGSVQAIDGVHGWTSELAEIVRSILLHAISNSIDHGFVRAPAEFREGVRAFFAVEVSINDGYLVIDLSDNGQGIRWEHIRNLARARGIAAETKAELIDALFLDGFSTADRMSLSSGRGIGLSAIKSICDERGGKVELTDRPSQPGAHLAVRLPYNSA; the protein is encoded by the coding sequence ATGGCTTGGTTATTCATTCTCTTCTTCACCAGCGCAATCTTCGCTCAGAATCGGGATGATGCCCAGGTTCGAGAGCTCGAGACTTTGCGCTTGAAAACTTTTGCCTATAAGGCCGATGCTCAGGCCGAGATCGATCAACGCTTCATCGCCATCAAACCCGATGCCACTCCCAAAGCCTGGATCAAAGGTTATGCGCTGGCCTCGCCTGAAGTCAAACACGTGCCCTATGCCACAGCTCTCGCGACCGCGCAAAAACTCGGTGATCCGCATCTTTTAGCCGAAATCATTCTCAGCCAGGCGCTGCAGGCCCGCGGCGATCAAAGCATGGATCAAACGCTGGGCGAATTGAAAAAAGCCCGCGACGCCGCGAAAGCCAGCGGCGATTCCCTCCTGGTCGGCATGATCCTGGCGGAAACAGCCTACACGTACAGCATCTTTCATAATCGGCACGGCGGCATTCAGGTGATCGAGGAAGCGCTGGCCATCATGAAAGATCATCCCCTGCATCCGCATTACCTCTATGCGCAGAGCACGCTTTCCATTCTGCTTTACCAGCTGGAACGCAAGGAAGAAGCCTTGCGCATCAGCAAAGAGGTTTACCAGAAATTCTCGGCCCAGAAGAATTACTATTCCGCCGCTATCGAAGCCTGCAATATAGGTCTGGCTTATCGTCAGATCGATCCCCATTCTCGCGAAGCCATTACCTACTTTGATTCAGCCATCCAATTGGCGGGAAAATCCGGCGATCGCGATGCGCTGGCGGGCGCTTTGAATGGCAAGGCCCATGCTTACCTTGCGACGGAACCGCAGCAAGCGATCCCACTCCTGCTTGAAGTCCTCGCGATCTATCACAAGGCTGGTGACAAGGTCTTCGAAACGGAAAGCATACTGACTCTGGCCGAGGCCTATCTGAATGCGAAAGAAATTCAGAACGCCAGGAAGATGCTCGATCAGGTGGCGCCCAATCCCAAGTTCGGTTCGATTTATACCGAACGCACGCTCTATCTGAAGAGTCGGGTGAACGCTGCCGCCGGTGATTTCGAAGAGGCTTATAAATCCCAGCTGGCCTACCACGATTATTGGCAAACCCGTAAGGAAACCGAAGAGGATGCCGAGCTGAATAAGCTGGCTTCCAGTCTGAATTTAAAACTGGAAGAAGAGAAGAATCGAACGCTGCAGGTCGAACTGCGGAATCAGCGGCAGGCGCAATCCCTGCTCCTGGCCATCATCGGACTTTTCGTTGTGGTGGTGGCGGCCATGATTCGCGGTCTGTGGCAGGGTTACCAGATCAAGCGGCAGAAAAAACTTCTGCAAGAAATCATGGACTCGATTCATGAGGGTATCCTGCGTTTCGGGATCGATCGCCGCATCGCTCCTCCTTATTCACGGCATGTGGAGAAGCTTTTGGGGCATGAGTTCCTCAGCGAAGGCTCCATCCTCGATATCCTCTTTCCAACGCCTTCCGAAGCCAAAACGATGACCGCGGCCTGCCTGGATGCGATTCTGGGCGAAGATCGAACGACCTGGGAGTTCAATGCGGTCCATCTGCCGAGTGAAATTCATCTGCGCGATCGGATTGTGCAACTCTTCTGGCATCCGATTCCCAATCGTCTGCATCAGACGGAACAGCTGATGCTCGTTCTGCGGGATGTGACGGAACAGAGAAACTACGAAGTCCTTCTGCAAAACGAGCGGCATGAACGGGATGCGCACAATGCCCGCGCCTTAGAGTTGCGCCACGTGGATATCATGCAGGTGCTGCACTTTTTACAGCGTTTGCAAGGGATGCAAGAAAACTATCGGAATGCCTTGCCCGATGCGACCGCGTTCCTGCGCCAGCTCCATACGTGGAAGGGTGAGGCGCGGACCCATGGGCTTAAAATACTCGCAGAAGAAATTCATCTGCTGGAAGATCATTGGTCGCTGCCCGATGCGGCTGGGGAAGGCCGGGAGAAACTCGAAGCCTTTCTCCTCTCCATCCAGGATTACCTGGCCCTCCTGGAAGATCCTCTGCTCCTGTCCCAGGGCACACGGCGGGTCAACCTGCTCTCACTGGCCGCTGATCTTTTCCATGATGCACAGAGCCGTTTGGAACAGGCAGGGATCCATTGGGGATCGGTGCAGGCCATCGACGGTGTGCATGGCTGGACGAGTGAACTGGCTGAAATCGTGCGCAGCATCCTCCTGCATGCGATCAGTAACAGCATTGATCATGGATTCGTGCGGGCGCCCGCGGAATTCCGTGAGGGCGTGCGGGCGTTCTTCGCCGTTGAAGTCAGCATAAATGACGGATATTTGGTGATCGATCTGTCGGACAATGGCCAGGGGATCCGCTGGGAACACATTCGAAATCTGGCGCGAGCTCGAGGCATAGCGGCTGAAACCAAGGCCGAGCTGATTGACGCGCTTTTTCTCGATGGCTTTTCTACGGCTGACCGTATGAGTCTGAGCAGCGGCCGCGGGATAGGACTCTCAGCAATTAAAAGCATTTGCGATGAGCGGGGCGGGAAGGTGGAACTTACCGATCGACCTTCCCAGCCTGGAGCGCATCTCGCCGTGCGGCTGCCTTATAATTCCGCCTGA